The proteins below are encoded in one region of Effusibacillus dendaii:
- a CDS encoding DNA-methyltransferase, which produces MNVLDQKITEHYALYHGDCVEVTKGIPDNSIHFSIFSPPFSSLYTYSNSDRDMGNCKNDDEFMIHFQFLVKELYRVTMPGRLVSFHCMNLPTSKQHHGFIGIRDFRGDLIRAFEKEGWIFHSEVCIWKDPVTAMQRTKALGLLHKTIRKDSSMSRQGIPDYLVTMRKPGVNLEPISHTHEEFPVELWQRYASPVWMDINPSNTLQYMSARENEDERHICPLQLDVIERALMLWSNEGDTVFSPFAGIGSEGYTAIKMGRRFVGVELKRSYYELAKKNLDSAVSATKELTIFDLMEGSEVESVG; this is translated from the coding sequence ATGAATGTATTGGATCAGAAGATTACAGAACATTATGCGCTTTACCACGGCGATTGTGTGGAAGTGACAAAGGGTATACCGGACAATTCGATTCACTTCTCCATTTTCAGTCCTCCGTTTTCGTCGCTGTATACCTATTCCAACAGCGATAGAGACATGGGGAATTGTAAAAATGATGACGAGTTTATGATTCACTTTCAGTTCCTTGTGAAAGAACTCTATCGGGTGACGATGCCGGGCAGACTTGTGTCGTTTCACTGCATGAATTTGCCAACATCAAAACAGCATCACGGTTTCATCGGGATTCGGGATTTTCGCGGGGATTTGATTCGTGCGTTTGAGAAAGAAGGATGGATTTTTCATAGCGAGGTATGTATCTGGAAAGACCCGGTTACGGCTATGCAGAGGACAAAAGCATTAGGACTCCTGCACAAAACGATCCGAAAAGACAGTAGCATGTCGCGTCAGGGGATACCAGATTATCTGGTGACGATGAGAAAGCCGGGCGTAAACCTTGAGCCAATTTCACATACACACGAAGAATTTCCGGTCGAACTCTGGCAGAGGTACGCGTCTCCTGTATGGATGGACATAAATCCATCGAACACTCTGCAATATATGTCGGCGAGAGAGAACGAGGATGAACGCCATATATGCCCCTTGCAGCTAGACGTAATAGAGAGGGCGTTGATGCTGTGGAGCAATGAAGGGGATACGGTTTTCTCACCGTTTGCAGGTATTGGCTCGGAAGGATACACCGCTATCAAAATGGGACGTAGATTTGTGGGCGTGGAGCTGAAAAGAAGCTACTACGAATTGGCGAAAAAGAATCTGGACAGCGCCGTATCAGCAACAAAGGAACTGACAATTTTTGATCTGATGGAGGGGAGCGAAGTTGAAAGCGTTGGATAA
- a CDS encoding helicase-related protein encodes MNYDDFIKSKQIEVQPTGFEAKELHPALFPFQRDIVRWSLKKGKAAIFAGTGLGKTIMQTEWAEQVHRHTGENILMLAPLAVASQTVREGQKIGVYINLCREQKDVKPGLNIANYEMLHKFDMEKFVGVVLDESSILKAYDGKMRNLIIDSFRQTPFKLACTATPAPNDYMELGNHAEFLGVMSRTEMLSMFFVHDGGDTSKWRLKGHAQSKFWEWVASWAVLLRKPSDLGYEDGEFNLPPLNVQEHIVEADSMEGHLFPVEALTLQERQQARRSTIEQRVEKCAEIVNSTEKPFLVWCDLNKESELLTKSIPDAVEVKGSDSPEHKEKSMLDFAEGKIRVLVTKPSIAGYGMNWQHCADMAFVGLSDSFEQVFQAIRRCYRFGQKNPVNVHMIISQLEGAVASNIKRKENDFEHMANELVKYTQKITKENIQSTKQEKTDYKPQVKMLIPDWLRGNAA; translated from the coding sequence GTGAATTATGACGATTTTATCAAGTCAAAGCAAATTGAAGTTCAGCCTACGGGGTTTGAAGCGAAAGAACTGCATCCTGCATTGTTCCCTTTCCAGCGTGATATTGTCCGATGGTCGTTGAAAAAAGGGAAAGCTGCCATATTCGCGGGGACGGGATTAGGGAAAACGATCATGCAAACGGAATGGGCCGAACAAGTCCATCGGCATACAGGAGAAAACATTTTAATGCTTGCCCCTCTCGCTGTGGCCTCGCAAACCGTGCGAGAAGGGCAGAAGATAGGCGTTTACATCAATCTGTGTAGGGAACAGAAAGATGTGAAGCCTGGACTCAATATAGCAAACTACGAAATGCTGCACAAATTTGACATGGAAAAGTTCGTTGGAGTTGTATTGGACGAATCCTCAATCTTAAAAGCCTATGATGGGAAAATGCGTAATCTGATTATCGATTCTTTCAGGCAAACACCGTTTAAATTGGCCTGTACAGCAACGCCTGCACCGAATGACTACATGGAGCTTGGGAACCATGCAGAATTCTTGGGTGTTATGAGCCGTACCGAAATGCTGTCCATGTTCTTTGTGCATGATGGGGGAGACACCAGCAAATGGAGATTAAAAGGCCATGCGCAGAGCAAATTTTGGGAATGGGTCGCATCATGGGCGGTGCTTTTACGAAAGCCGTCAGACTTGGGATATGAGGATGGAGAGTTTAATCTTCCGCCATTAAACGTACAGGAACACATCGTTGAAGCCGATTCGATGGAAGGGCATCTATTTCCCGTTGAGGCACTGACGTTGCAAGAGAGACAGCAGGCAAGACGTAGCACGATTGAACAACGGGTAGAAAAATGCGCGGAGATTGTAAACAGTACAGAAAAGCCATTTCTGGTGTGGTGCGATTTAAACAAAGAATCCGAACTGCTGACAAAATCAATACCAGACGCAGTGGAAGTGAAGGGATCTGATTCTCCGGAACACAAAGAAAAATCCATGCTTGATTTCGCGGAAGGTAAAATCCGTGTTCTGGTCACAAAACCGAGTATTGCGGGGTATGGAATGAACTGGCAGCATTGTGCGGATATGGCGTTTGTCGGTCTTTCAGATTCGTTTGAACAAGTCTTTCAGGCGATCCGAAGGTGCTATCGGTTCGGTCAAAAAAATCCGGTCAATGTCCATATGATCATCAGCCAGTTAGAGGGCGCGGTAGCATCCAATATCAAGCGCAAAGAAAACGACTTTGAACACATGGCGAACGAGCTGGTGAAATACACACAAAAGATCACGAAAGAAAATATCCAATCTACCAAACAAGAAAAAACGGATTATAAACCGCAAGTGAAAATGTTAATTCCGGATTGGTTGAGGGGGAACGCGGCATGA
- a CDS encoding LuxR C-terminal-related transcriptional regulator: MNRLEALAILAQENQLRPRHIQIIEQLLSGKNLTETAEELGISYRTAKNHMERIYSLGGWRNFHQVASSIMDIMER, translated from the coding sequence ATGAACCGATTAGAAGCGTTAGCGATCCTAGCACAAGAGAATCAACTTAGACCGCGTCATATACAGATCATCGAGCAGTTACTAAGCGGCAAGAACCTGACGGAAACAGCGGAAGAATTAGGGATCAGCTACAGAACTGCCAAAAATCACATGGAGCGTATATATAGCCTAGGCGGTTGGCGCAACTTCCACCAGGTAGCCAGTTCCATCATGGACATCATGGAGCGGTAG
- a CDS encoding DUF4373 domain-containing protein — protein sequence MARPVKEGMDYFSHDTDAVNDEKIEALRMLYGNDGYAFYFILLERIYRTNDFELDISDAETIQILAKKVGVTEEKFHQILQSALKWNCFDREAYEKRRVLTSSGIKKRAATIIEKRAAMREKYRKSKLVVSESETTQETIPEIPQVKKSKVKKSKVNKNIYSSDYTPEFEQFWIHYPKKVEKQAAFKKWCARLNEKDSPTAESLIEAAKNYAIFCANEKTEFRFIKHPKTFLGPSKPYEDYLQAIPIKQASETKSGTKIHDFRSEYVDKLKKAGLK from the coding sequence ATGGCAAGACCGGTCAAAGAAGGAATGGATTACTTCTCGCATGATACGGACGCGGTCAATGACGAGAAGATTGAGGCGCTTAGGATGCTATACGGAAATGATGGGTACGCTTTCTATTTCATCCTGTTGGAGAGGATCTATCGAACAAACGATTTTGAACTAGACATTTCTGACGCAGAAACTATTCAGATACTCGCCAAAAAAGTAGGAGTAACGGAAGAAAAATTCCATCAGATATTACAGTCAGCTTTGAAGTGGAATTGTTTTGATCGTGAAGCCTACGAAAAAAGGAGGGTGCTAACGAGTTCTGGCATTAAAAAAAGGGCAGCGACAATCATCGAAAAACGCGCTGCCATGCGGGAAAAATACCGCAAATCGAAGTTAGTAGTTTCTGAATCAGAAACCACACAAGAAACTATACCAGAAATCCCACAAGTAAAGAAAAGTAAAGTAAAGAAAAGTAAAGTAAATAAAAATATATATTCTTCGGATTACACACCTGAGTTTGAACAATTTTGGATTCACTATCCCAAGAAAGTGGAAAAGCAGGCGGCGTTTAAAAAGTGGTGTGCCAGACTGAATGAAAAAGATTCTCCTACTGCTGAAAGTTTAATTGAGGCCGCCAAAAATTATGCGATATTTTGTGCGAATGAAAAGACGGAATTTCGATTCATCAAACACCCTAAAACATTTCTTGGGCCTAGTAAGCCATATGAAGATTATTTGCAAGCAATACCAATCAAACAAGCAAGCGAAACAAAATCAGGGACGAAAATACATGATTTCCGATCAGAATACGTCGATAAACTCAAAAAGGCGGGATTGAAATGA
- a CDS encoding DUF7167 family protein — protein MAKFVFFCNTGFAGANHREIIEIPDEELVGLSDDEKQTLLQEAVEEWVWSKIDVGFCEVGEDDEEYGVKRE, from the coding sequence ATGGCTAAATTTGTATTCTTTTGCAACACGGGTTTTGCTGGAGCAAACCATAGAGAAATAATTGAAATTCCAGACGAAGAATTGGTCGGTCTATCTGACGACGAGAAACAAACCCTGCTACAAGAAGCGGTTGAAGAATGGGTGTGGAGTAAAATCGATGTCGGTTTTTGCGAAGTTGGAGAGGATGATGAGGAATACGGGGTAAAGAGGGAATAA
- a CDS encoding HNH endonuclease — protein sequence MFEVRAVPKPSYPRKTLKRKSRSEFSPKVRKLILERDNYQCVRCGRIAEHIHHCIYRSQMGGNQPWNGASVCLICHNLAHTKREVREWFEQFSERLKQQYNVEEWE from the coding sequence ATGTTTGAAGTCCGGGCGGTACCGAAACCTAGCTACCCAAGAAAAACACTAAAACGCAAATCACGTTCCGAATTCTCTCCCAAAGTCCGCAAGTTAATTCTGGAACGCGACAACTACCAATGTGTCCGGTGTGGCAGAATAGCAGAGCATATCCATCATTGCATCTATCGTTCGCAAATGGGTGGAAATCAACCGTGGAACGGTGCGAGTGTCTGTCTGATCTGCCACAACCTAGCCCATACGAAACGGGAAGTACGAGAATGGTTTGAGCAGTTTAGTGAGCGGTTGAAACAACAATATAACGTGGAGGAATGGGAATGA
- a CDS encoding YopX family protein, with translation MREIKFRAWDSKGWMRTDFSPSMIYDVLNITAFDLIWNSPDFVKMQYTGLKDRNGKEIYEGDILRDDETGLNLVVWDNGAYWIRPVYDVVDTYMEYLSDYNEVCEIIGNIYENPELLSDV, from the coding sequence ATGAGGGAGATAAAATTTCGGGCGTGGGATAGCAAAGGATGGATGCGTACGGATTTCAGTCCGTCTATGATTTACGACGTATTAAATATAACGGCCTTTGACTTGATTTGGAACAGCCCAGATTTTGTAAAAATGCAATACACCGGACTCAAAGATCGGAACGGCAAGGAGATTTATGAGGGGGATATCCTCCGCGACGACGAGACGGGATTAAACTTAGTCGTTTGGGACAACGGAGCATACTGGATTCGACCGGTTTATGATGTCGTAGATACTTATATGGAATATTTATCTGATTACAACGAGGTATGCGAAATCATCGGCAACATCTACGAAAATCCGGAGTTGTTGTCCGATGTTTGA
- the recT gene encoding recombination protein RecT: protein MATQKQQDLKNALSTVAENRPSQVDPAKTIDGMLKRLAPQIARALPKHMTADRLARIALTTIRQNPKLLECTQESLMGAVMLSAQLGLEPGPLGHAYLVPFWDSKTNSTNAQFQIGYKGMIDLTRRTGEIQTITANEVYENDTFEVEYGSNGHLTHKPFMHGERGDVTKYYAYAKTKDGGEYFYYMTKEDVIKYRDKYTKSKNFKTGEIYGPWATEFDAMAKKTCLKQMIKYMPLSVEVQRQLAQDETVKLDMDEDMTMVPNADIEYEYNPATNEAIDTQKETNSTPGAE, encoded by the coding sequence ATGGCAACTCAAAAGCAACAGGATTTAAAAAACGCACTTTCTACAGTGGCAGAAAACAGACCGTCACAAGTAGATCCGGCAAAAACCATCGACGGTATGCTCAAAAGATTGGCTCCTCAGATTGCCAGGGCACTACCAAAACACATGACCGCAGACCGTTTGGCACGAATTGCATTAACAACTATACGGCAAAACCCGAAACTTTTGGAATGTACACAAGAATCCCTTATGGGAGCTGTGATGTTGTCGGCTCAGTTAGGACTTGAACCAGGTCCTTTAGGTCACGCTTACTTAGTTCCCTTCTGGGACAGCAAAACAAATTCCACAAACGCACAGTTCCAGATTGGTTATAAGGGAATGATCGACCTTACCCGGCGGACTGGAGAAATACAAACCATTACCGCCAATGAAGTCTACGAAAATGACACCTTTGAAGTGGAATATGGAAGCAATGGACACCTTACACACAAACCGTTCATGCACGGAGAGCGCGGAGACGTGACCAAATATTACGCCTATGCCAAAACAAAAGATGGCGGCGAGTATTTCTACTACATGACCAAAGAGGACGTAATCAAGTATCGCGACAAATACACGAAATCAAAAAACTTTAAAACAGGTGAGATATACGGGCCGTGGGCAACGGAATTCGATGCCATGGCAAAGAAAACCTGCCTGAAACAGATGATCAAATACATGCCGCTATCCGTAGAAGTCCAGCGTCAACTAGCCCAAGACGAAACTGTGAAACTTGATATGGACGAGGATATGACGATGGTTCCAAATGCGGATATTGAGTACGAATATAATCCAGCTACCAATGAAGCGATTGATACACAGAAAGAAACGAATTCAACACCAGGGGCGGAATAA
- a CDS encoding YqaJ viral recombinase family nuclease — protein MSINILAATKDMGRDEWLEWRRKGIGGSDVSAIAGLNKYKSAIQVYLEKIGEWPEEDEQSEAAYWGTRMEDVIAEEFQKRTGIKVRRRNVMFRHPKYPWMIANLDRVVIGENAGLECKTASEYLKEEWQGEDIPNSYMLQIQHYMEVCQFNHMYIAVLIGGNKFVWKKIERDQEMIDYIIKIEADFWRKVETRTMPMADGSPATTEVMKILYPKSDRSICNLPDEAKLYIDQYEAYKAEEKEAAERAEEAKNRLKMMLGDKEIGFVNERKVCWKNTAKGRRFTIE, from the coding sequence ATGAGCATTAACATTCTAGCCGCAACCAAAGACATGGGCCGGGATGAATGGTTGGAATGGCGCAGGAAAGGAATTGGCGGTTCGGATGTATCCGCAATCGCCGGACTCAACAAATACAAGTCCGCCATTCAGGTCTATCTCGAAAAAATCGGAGAATGGCCCGAAGAAGATGAACAAAGCGAAGCCGCCTACTGGGGAACTCGCATGGAGGATGTAATCGCGGAAGAGTTTCAAAAGAGAACCGGAATCAAGGTCAGGCGCAGAAATGTGATGTTCCGACATCCGAAATATCCGTGGATGATCGCAAACCTTGATCGCGTGGTTATCGGAGAAAATGCGGGACTCGAGTGTAAAACCGCGTCGGAATATCTAAAGGAAGAATGGCAAGGAGAAGATATTCCGAACTCATATATGCTCCAAATTCAGCACTACATGGAAGTTTGCCAATTCAATCATATGTATATCGCGGTTCTGATCGGCGGGAATAAGTTTGTCTGGAAAAAGATCGAACGGGACCAGGAAATGATCGACTACATTATCAAAATCGAAGCGGATTTTTGGAGAAAAGTAGAAACTCGCACCATGCCAATGGCGGACGGTTCTCCCGCCACTACAGAAGTGATGAAAATTCTGTATCCAAAATCCGACCGATCTATTTGCAATCTACCGGACGAAGCAAAACTGTATATCGATCAATACGAAGCATACAAAGCGGAAGAAAAAGAAGCAGCAGAACGGGCAGAGGAAGCAAAGAACCGACTCAAAATGATGCTCGGTGACAAAGAAATTGGATTTGTGAATGAACGGAAAGTCTGCTGGAAAAACACGGCTAAAGGCCGCAGATTCACGATCGAATAG
- a CDS encoding helix-turn-helix domain-containing protein translates to MDSKKTGELLGRCRERAGLTQLELAKKMYTTQSKVSMVESGERKISVTEMLEWVEITGQEDFFLKSLAEEMKATTFKKAYEYREEAAKYKQVVETMKKALVGVGA, encoded by the coding sequence GTGGATTCAAAGAAAACGGGGGAACTATTAGGAAGATGTAGAGAACGAGCAGGGCTTACTCAACTGGAGTTAGCCAAAAAGATGTATACCACACAATCCAAGGTCAGCATGGTCGAATCAGGGGAACGAAAGATCAGTGTTACAGAGATGTTGGAATGGGTGGAGATAACTGGGCAAGAGGATTTTTTCCTGAAAAGTTTAGCGGAAGAAATGAAAGCCACAACATTTAAAAAAGCCTATGAATACAGGGAGGAAGCCGCTAAATACAAGCAGGTTGTGGAAACGATGAAAAAAGCCTTAGTGGGAGTAGGAGCGTGA
- a CDS encoding BC1872 family protein — protein MTNREIDVLIEKYIFGHEKIVCRHAEDDYHVLIESDGWDVLIPLRYFTESISDAWQVLEKLKNDGYGINLYGQDGFKWQVQLYEGRTYGAIVTFDELIEHTSAPMAICLAALKSVGVEIAT, from the coding sequence GTGACAAATCGGGAGATTGACGTACTGATTGAAAAGTACATTTTCGGACACGAGAAAATTGTCTGTCGACATGCGGAGGATGATTACCACGTGCTAATTGAATCGGATGGATGGGATGTATTAATACCTCTCAGGTACTTTACGGAATCAATATCAGACGCTTGGCAAGTGTTGGAAAAACTCAAGAATGATGGGTACGGAATCAACTTATACGGTCAGGATGGTTTTAAATGGCAAGTCCAGTTGTACGAAGGTCGAACGTATGGAGCAATAGTGACATTCGACGAGCTGATTGAACATACATCCGCACCAATGGCAATATGTCTCGCTGCCTTGAAATCTGTTGGTGTGGAAATTGCCACCTGA
- a CDS encoding pentapeptide repeat-containing protein: MKLTQEQLNEILEEHRKWWYYEEGGERANLRRADLCVANLHGADLRVAYMRGADLRGANLHGAKLCGADLYGADLRGADLRGADLRGADLRGADLSNANVTRVYGQTFMSVDNIGSRNSKTVYHVDLDTVFCGCWKGTLNEFEKRVADVYPEGKYRKQYDAAIRLFRELVQIAKESE, from the coding sequence ATGAAACTCACACAAGAGCAACTCAACGAAATCCTAGAGGAGCATCGTAAATGGTGGTACTACGAGGAAGGCGGCGAGCGAGCCAACCTGCGCAGAGCCGACCTGTGCGTAGCCAACCTACACGGAGCCGATTTGCGCGTAGCATACATGCGTGGAGCCGATTTGCGCGGAGCCAACCTACACGGAGCCAAACTGTGTGGAGCCGACTTATACGGAGCTGACCTACGCGGAGCTGACCTACGCGGAGCTGACCTACGCGGAGCTGACCTACGCGGAGCCGACCTGTCAAATGCTAATGTAACGCGAGTCTATGGTCAAACCTTTATGTCAGTCGACAACATCGGTAGTCGCAACAGCAAAACCGTCTATCACGTTGATCTGGATACCGTATTCTGCGGCTGCTGGAAAGGTACGTTGAATGAGTTTGAAAAGAGAGTGGCGGACGTATATCCAGAAGGCAAATATCGTAAACAGTACGATGCGGCGATTCGGTTGTTTCGTGAGTTGGTACAAATCGCTAAGGAGAGTGAATGA
- a CDS encoding helix-turn-helix domain-containing protein: protein MKSTMTVNEAAEYLGVHVDTIYTMVREKQIPHVRLRRRIVFRRETLNEWMSQQERKISS from the coding sequence ATGAAATCCACAATGACCGTTAATGAAGCCGCAGAATATCTAGGTGTTCATGTTGACACGATTTACACAATGGTGAGAGAAAAGCAAATCCCACATGTGAGATTGCGGAGAAGGATCGTGTTCCGGCGAGAAACGCTAAACGAGTGGATGTCCCAGCAAGAACGCAAGATCAGTTCCTAA
- a CDS encoding phage antirepressor KilAC domain-containing protein — translation MDNLPQIFNHPAFGNVELLVEGEKFWFGATDVGLALGYSNPQKAVRDHCRADGCTIRSVIDSLGREQQKRFIDEGNLYRLITKSKLPDAEKFESWVFDEVIPSVRKHGAYMTPGTLEKALTSPDFLIQLATKLKEERQARLAAEKKIQLDKPKVIFAEALEISSNTILVGELAKLLKQNGVEIGQNRLFEWLRKEGYLGSKGEYYNLPTQKSMELGLFEIKTTTVNNPDGSVRVTKTPKVTGKGQIYFINKFKQELVGEKAV, via the coding sequence ATGGATAATCTACCACAAATCTTTAACCATCCGGCTTTTGGAAATGTTGAGCTTCTAGTTGAAGGTGAAAAATTCTGGTTCGGTGCAACAGATGTAGGTTTAGCCCTCGGCTATTCTAACCCCCAAAAAGCTGTTAGAGATCATTGCCGAGCAGATGGGTGCACGATTCGTTCAGTCATCGACTCATTAGGACGAGAACAACAAAAACGATTTATCGACGAAGGCAATCTATATCGGTTGATCACCAAATCAAAGCTACCGGACGCTGAAAAATTCGAGTCCTGGGTGTTTGATGAAGTGATCCCTTCGGTAAGAAAGCACGGTGCCTACATGACACCAGGCACACTGGAAAAAGCATTGACGAGTCCTGATTTCTTAATCCAACTGGCAACCAAATTGAAAGAGGAACGGCAAGCGCGTCTTGCAGCAGAAAAAAAGATTCAACTCGACAAGCCAAAAGTGATTTTTGCGGAAGCGTTAGAAATCTCCAGCAACACGATCTTAGTTGGAGAACTAGCCAAACTTTTAAAGCAAAACGGCGTGGAGATAGGTCAGAATCGATTGTTCGAGTGGCTAAGAAAAGAGGGTTATCTCGGGAGTAAGGGCGAGTATTACAACCTACCCACTCAAAAGTCAATGGAATTGGGGTTGTTTGAAATCAAAACGACTACCGTAAACAATCCGGACGGAAGCGTTCGTGTCACAAAAACACCGAAAGTAACAGGGAAAGGTCAAATCTACTTTATCAACAAGTTCAAGCAAGAATTAGTTGGCGAAAAGGCGGTGTAA
- a CDS encoding toxin-antitoxin system HicB family antitoxin, whose amino-acid sequence MNSPKRSQITLRLNKDLDERIALLSNKIGVSKNAYILMVLARELDVKNEQTSTSA is encoded by the coding sequence GTGAATTCACCTAAAAGAAGCCAAATAACCTTGCGTCTCAATAAGGATTTAGACGAAAGAATTGCACTTCTTTCAAATAAAATAGGTGTTTCCAAGAACGCCTATATTCTGATGGTGCTTGCGAGAGAGTTAGATGTGAAAAATGAACAAACATCCACGTCAGCCTAA
- a CDS encoding Arc family DNA-binding protein: protein MATDKRQFTLRLQEENFQKIKVIAEKSKRSIAMQIEFLVEQYIAEYENEHGVIEIPEGDE from the coding sequence ATGGCTACAGATAAACGTCAATTCACATTGCGTCTGCAAGAAGAGAACTTTCAAAAGATCAAAGTTATTGCTGAAAAATCAAAGCGTTCCATCGCTATGCAGATCGAATTTCTTGTCGAGCAATACATCGCCGAGTATGAGAATGAGCACGGCGTTATTGAAATTCCAGAAGGAGATGAATAA
- a CDS encoding helix-turn-helix domain-containing protein, with protein MKRERLISERNKKRKTQLQVAQDLDISEVYVRKLESGSVNPGRDTMFKFENYYKVDAKKLFPDIFLRFDDKKVIKDKPSASA; from the coding sequence ATGAAACGTGAGCGTCTTATTTCCGAACGCAACAAGAAAAGGAAAACACAACTACAAGTAGCACAAGACCTTGATATATCCGAGGTTTATGTTCGGAAACTTGAAAGCGGAAGTGTTAATCCTGGGCGCGATACTATGTTTAAATTCGAGAACTACTACAAAGTTGATGCAAAAAAATTGTTCCCAGATATTTTTTTGCGATTCGATGATAAAAAAGTTATCAAAGACAAACCTTCCGCATCAGCCTAA
- a CDS encoding helix-turn-helix domain-containing protein, producing the protein MLGKRLKELRGKRTQEEVARIFGISRARYSHYENDRVQPDNDLLRKMADFFGVSVDYLLGRVENPKEILTDDEREMYDAVGNMPFEKLRELFEFPEAEEEDIKDIIKQIELIKIRRNQIKNRG; encoded by the coding sequence ATGCTTGGGAAACGGTTAAAGGAACTAAGAGGTAAAAGGACTCAAGAAGAAGTGGCGAGAATATTCGGGATTTCTCGTGCTAGATATTCACATTATGAGAATGATCGAGTGCAACCAGACAATGACTTATTAAGAAAAATGGCAGACTTTTTCGGTGTATCCGTTGACTATTTGCTTGGTCGTGTAGAGAATCCAAAAGAAATTCTAACCGATGATGAAAGGGAAATGTATGATGCTGTTGGAAATATGCCATTTGAGAAGTTAAGGGAATTATTTGAATTCCCGGAGGCCGAAGAGGAAGATATCAAAGATATAATCAAACAAATAGAACTGATAAAAATTAGACGAAACCAAATAAAAAACAGGGGTTAA